AGATGCGCCGGGAGGTGCGTCGGGAAGTGCGAGAGGCGGTACGAGAAGCGTTGGGAGAGAAGGGCGGGACGGCGAGAGTCAAGGTGGTTTCCAGTGAGCGCCATGGCGGGCAGGCCGGCCTGTCGGGACGCCGCACGGCGAAAGGAGAAAGGAGAAAGGCGCCGATCTTAGTCCCGCCCCCATGCCTTGCATACGAAGGTTCGCTCATATGGGTATTTGCAAAAGTGCACAGCCGTTTTGCAGCGGGCCAATCCATAAGCAGATATCCATATCCGAAACCCTTTCTTGTGATCGTCTGGGCGATCCAGCAAGATCTCCGCTTCCGCTTCACTTGCCTCGGCGCGTAGCCCGCATGAATTCCGTCTTCCGCCTCCCGTTCGTTCCCCGAATCGCAGCCGCAGCCTTGCTTTGCCTGGCGGCGGGCGCCGCGCATGCCGATGCCACGCTCGACAAGATCAGGCAGCGCGGCAAGCTCGTGGTCGGCGTGATCCTGCCCGGCCCGCCCTTTGGCACCATCGACCCGGCCACGCAAAAGCACATCGGCTATAACGTGGAGTTGTCAGAAGGCGTGGCCAGGGGGCTTGGCGTAACACTGGAAACCATCCAGGTGCAGCCTTCGAACCGCGTGCAGTTCCTCCAGCAGGGCAAGGTCGACATCCTGATCGCCAATATGCAATGGACGCAGGAGCGCAGCGAGATCCTGTCCTTCGTGCCCACGCCCTTCGAGGAGGTTGGTGGCGCGGCCATCGCCAGGAAGGGTAGCGGCATCGCCAGGTGGGAAGACACAAAAGGCAAGCCGGTGTGCGTTTCGCAGGGCAGTAACTTCACCAAGCCGCTGGCCGAGCAGTATGGCGCGCAGATCAAGGCCTTCCGCGGCCAGCCGGAGTCGCTGCTGGCGCTCAGGGGCGGTAATTGCGTGGCGGCGGTGCATGTGAGTCCGACGCTGCGCGACCTGGTGGAGAACAACGCTGACTGGAAGGACTACGAGATCGTTTCGCCACGCGACCTGATCCCGTCGCCATCGGTGATCTGGGTGCGTAGGGGCGAGGCCGATACCCAGGCCGCCATCGACCGCATCGTGCA
The Cupriavidus basilensis DNA segment above includes these coding regions:
- a CDS encoding transporter substrate-binding domain-containing protein translates to MNSVFRLPFVPRIAAAALLCLAAGAAHADATLDKIRQRGKLVVGVILPGPPFGTIDPATQKHIGYNVELSEGVARGLGVTLETIQVQPSNRVQFLQQGKVDILIANMQWTQERSEILSFVPTPFEEVGGAAIARKGSGIARWEDTKGKPVCVSQGSNFTKPLAEQYGAQIKAFRGQPESLLALRGGNCVAAVHVSPTLRDLVENNADWKDYEIVSPRDLIPSPSVIWVRRGEADTQAAIDRIVQDWHRTGWLIAVEKKNGMTPTPLLRQLHEKFRKTPA